TAGGAGCATAAATGTCTAAAGAAGATATATTAGAACTCAAAGGTACCGTAATAGAAACCCTGCGCAACGAGCAATACCATATAAAACTCGAAAACGGCCACAAAGTTTTGGCCTATGTTGCCGGTAAAATGCGTCGTTTTCGCATAAGAATTGTCGCCGGTGACACCGTTACCCTGGAAATGTCTCCTTACGATCTCACCAAGGGTCGCATCATTTTCCGCGATAAAACCTGAGCATCGTCTGAATAATTTAGCTGGCAAGCGATAGCACGCTTACTAGCTAACTTACTCAGAAGATATTCAAAGTACCATTCAGCTATTCTCAGCCACTCAAACTATGTACACATTTTCATTCCCACAATGTGTATTTTTACTATCATGTTGTCACATTACGTGTTACTGTGGCTTCACACAGAGATTGGAATTATACGCAAAGCGTCATGTCCAGTTCTGCACTTACATCGCTATCAGTCCGACATTATCGGCCAGATGTAATAAAACCGAGTATTTTTATTGTTATCGACTGGCGCCATGCCTGGACA
This Gammaproteobacteria bacterium DNA region includes the following protein-coding sequences:
- the infA gene encoding translation initiation factor IF-1, with product MSKEDILELKGTVIETLRNEQYHIKLENGHKVLAYVAGKMRRFRIRIVAGDTVTLEMSPYDLTKGRIIFRDKT